From the genome of Nitrosomonas sp., one region includes:
- a CDS encoding IS66 family transposase, whose amino-acid sequence MKSLAQLDQLNLDADTKQQVTGIVQALLDQAQQEIRAQACKIEALTMELAHLRRIRFGKKNESLSVVQLSLFEESVLADIAAVDTEIEQIEPAVKTTPAKPPRSRAGRQPLPDHLPRIEHRHEPESCQCGQCGNTLLKIGEDVTEQLDVEPAKFFVHRHIRPQYACKACETVTAEPVPPAVIDGGIASPGLLAWVISNKYLNHLPLYRLEQMAAREQVILSRSTLAEWVGRTGVALQPLADQLKWHLLQGNTLHADETPVAQLEPGNGKTRKAYLWVYRSNDLDPGPRIVVFDYQISRSGRHTQDFLQNWQGHLLVDDYGGYKALFSREESPCIELACWAHARRKFFDLHQANDSPMAFEALQRIGELYAIEAEGKQLTIEARQQLRKQKSLPALDALYDWLMQTRMQTANGGASAKALDYTLKRWPTLVRYVHTGHLPIDNNPAENVIRPIAVGKKNWLFVGSERAGQRAATIQTLLGTAQLNGLNPAAWLKETLDKLPAWPNSRIDELLPLAPEFIEALKREKF is encoded by the coding sequence ATGAAATCACTGGCGCAGCTTGATCAATTAAACCTTGATGCGGATACCAAACAACAGGTCACCGGTATTGTTCAAGCATTACTTGATCAGGCGCAACAAGAGATTCGTGCACAGGCATGCAAGATCGAGGCATTGACCATGGAGCTGGCGCATTTGCGCCGCATCCGTTTCGGCAAGAAGAATGAATCGTTGTCAGTGGTGCAGCTCAGTTTATTTGAAGAATCGGTGCTGGCTGATATTGCAGCCGTTGATACCGAAATCGAGCAGATTGAACCGGCTGTAAAAACAACACCGGCAAAACCGCCGCGTTCCCGTGCAGGCCGCCAACCGTTGCCTGATCATCTGCCACGCATCGAACACCGCCATGAACCGGAATCCTGCCAATGCGGACAGTGCGGCAACACGCTGCTCAAAATCGGTGAAGACGTCACCGAACAACTCGACGTAGAACCGGCCAAATTCTTTGTCCATCGTCACATTCGTCCGCAATATGCATGTAAGGCCTGCGAAACCGTCACCGCAGAACCGGTGCCACCGGCAGTCATTGACGGCGGCATAGCGTCACCGGGGTTATTGGCCTGGGTGATCAGCAACAAATACCTTAATCACCTGCCGCTCTATCGCCTGGAACAGATGGCTGCACGTGAACAAGTTATACTTTCGCGTTCCACATTGGCCGAATGGGTCGGCCGTACCGGTGTTGCGCTGCAACCCTTGGCAGACCAACTGAAATGGCATCTTTTGCAAGGAAACACCCTTCACGCCGATGAGACACCGGTTGCGCAACTGGAACCCGGCAACGGTAAAACCCGCAAAGCCTACCTGTGGGTCTACCGCAGCAATGACCTCGATCCCGGGCCGCGCATTGTTGTCTTTGATTATCAAATAAGTCGCAGTGGCCGGCATACGCAAGACTTTCTGCAAAACTGGCAAGGTCATTTGCTGGTCGACGACTATGGCGGGTACAAAGCCTTGTTCTCTCGAGAAGAGTCGCCTTGCATTGAACTGGCATGCTGGGCACACGCCAGGCGCAAATTCTTCGACCTGCATCAGGCCAATGACAGTCCGATGGCATTTGAAGCATTGCAGCGTATCGGCGAACTGTACGCAATCGAGGCCGAAGGCAAACAGCTGACCATCGAAGCGCGTCAACAGCTGAGAAAACAGAAAAGTCTGCCGGCACTCGATGCCTTGTACGACTGGCTGATGCAAACTCGAATGCAAACTGCCAACGGCGGCGCATCCGCCAAAGCACTCGACTACACACTCAAACGCTGGCCTACTCTAGTACGCTACGTACACACCGGCCACCTACCGATCGACAACAACCCGGCGGAAAATGTCATTCGTCCCATAGCTGTCGGCAAGAAAAACTGGCTCTTTGTCGGTTCTGAACGTGCCGGTCAACGCGCTGCCACTATTCAAACCCTGCTTGGCACCGCACAACTCAACGGCCTCAACCCAGCCGCATGGCTCAAAGAAACACTCGACAAACTTCCAGCCTGGCCTAATAGCCGTATCGATGAGTTGTTGCCACTCGCGCCGGAATTTATCGAGGCATTAAAACGAGAAAAATTCTAG
- the tnpB gene encoding IS66 family insertion sequence element accessory protein TnpB (TnpB, as the term is used for proteins encoded by IS66 family insertion elements, is considered an accessory protein, since TnpC, encoded by a neighboring gene, is a DDE family transposase.), translated as MSGLIAHSGQIWMVVEPVDMRRGIDGLSLIVQQALGHSPCAGSAFVFCNRARNRMKVLLWDGTGVWLCQRRLHQGWFVWPKLGDRCFELSQSQWQWLTAGVDWQRLSALPPAHLRA; from the coding sequence ATGTCTGGATTGATTGCGCATTCTGGACAAATCTGGATGGTTGTGGAGCCTGTGGATATGCGCCGGGGTATTGACGGATTGTCGCTTATTGTCCAACAGGCATTGGGGCATTCACCCTGTGCGGGTTCAGCTTTTGTATTTTGCAACCGCGCACGCAACCGGATGAAGGTGTTGTTGTGGGATGGCACTGGCGTTTGGTTATGTCAGCGCCGTTTGCATCAGGGCTGGTTTGTGTGGCCGAAGCTGGGAGATCGTTGTTTTGAATTGAGTCAATCACAGTGGCAATGGCTGACAGCAGGTGTGGACTGGCAGCGTTTATCGGCATTGCCACCTGCTCATTTGCGCGCATAA
- a CDS encoding IS66 family insertion sequence element accessory protein TnpB — protein sequence MTTQEQQIRHIKAWQASGLSQVAYCRDHGLNSKTFGNWLRVYRDVQKDNQRTSLIPVTIRTTTTPSDYLKLRCSGGHTLELPADVSPQWLGELLRCLD from the coding sequence ATGACAACCCAAGAACAACAGATACGTCATATCAAAGCGTGGCAGGCGAGCGGTTTGTCGCAAGTGGCTTATTGCCGTGATCATGGATTGAACAGCAAGACATTTGGGAATTGGCTACGGGTTTATCGTGATGTGCAAAAAGACAATCAACGAACTTCGTTGATACCGGTGACGATCAGAACAACCACAACACCATCGGATTATCTGAAACTGCGTTGTTCAGGCGGTCATACACTCGAACTGCCGGCAGATGTATCACCACAATGGCTCGGTGAATTGTTGAGATGTCTGGATTGA
- the gltX gene encoding glutamate--tRNA ligase, producing the protein MVRTRFAPSPTGYLHIGGARTALFSWAFARKHGGQFILRIEDTDLERSTKESTKVILDGMSWLELDYDEGPYYQMERLQRYQDVAQQLLENDQAYYCYASKEELEKMREQQLAAGMKPRYDGRWRDSRQTPPKGVKPVIRFKNPLTGYVNFNDQIKGKISVANSELDDLVLIRSDGIPTYNFSVVLDDLDMNITHVIRGDDHVNNTPRQVNILKALDAPLPEYAHVPMILGANGERLSKRHGAVSVTQYRDDGYLPEALINYLARLGWSHGDEEIFSREQLVEWFDLSAINRSPAKFNPEKLHWLNQQYLKKADNNRVLELVIPFLQTDGCDISKGPDLLEMIDLLKERVYTIEELADAAVFFFRPLESTDELKAQYFTANSKPIMLDLMERLMRTQDWRKDTIQQTIKSVVKEHDVKFPMVAMPLRVMVTGETHTPSIDAVLELLGREETLRRMNTQINNFPDT; encoded by the coding sequence ATCGTACGTACTCGATTCGCACCTAGTCCGACTGGTTATCTTCATATTGGTGGTGCACGCACGGCTTTGTTTTCCTGGGCTTTCGCACGTAAACATGGCGGTCAATTTATTTTACGCATTGAGGATACTGATCTGGAACGTTCAACCAAAGAATCCACAAAAGTCATTCTAGATGGTATGTCCTGGTTAGAACTGGATTATGACGAAGGGCCGTATTATCAGATGGAGCGTTTGCAGCGTTATCAAGATGTTGCGCAACAATTATTAGAAAATGATCAGGCTTACTATTGTTATGCCAGTAAAGAAGAACTCGAAAAAATGCGCGAGCAGCAGCTGGCAGCAGGAATGAAACCTAGATATGACGGACGCTGGAGAGATTCCAGGCAGACACCGCCCAAAGGTGTTAAGCCAGTAATTCGGTTCAAGAATCCATTAACAGGTTATGTCAATTTTAATGATCAGATTAAGGGAAAAATTTCGGTTGCTAACAGTGAGCTTGACGATCTGGTGTTGATCAGAAGCGACGGCATACCCACATACAATTTCAGTGTGGTATTGGATGATCTCGACATGAATATCACGCATGTTATCCGAGGTGATGATCATGTAAATAATACCCCCCGGCAGGTTAACATCCTAAAAGCACTGGACGCTCCCTTACCGGAATATGCCCATGTTCCAATGATACTCGGCGCCAACGGCGAACGTTTGTCAAAACGGCATGGTGCAGTTTCAGTAACACAATATCGGGATGACGGATATTTGCCGGAAGCATTAATCAATTATCTGGCGAGATTGGGATGGTCTCATGGTGATGAAGAAATTTTCAGTCGTGAACAGTTGGTCGAGTGGTTCGATTTGAGTGCTATCAATCGCTCTCCGGCAAAATTTAACCCGGAAAAGCTGCATTGGCTTAATCAGCAATATCTTAAAAAAGCGGATAATAACCGCGTGCTTGAATTGGTTATCCCTTTTCTTCAAACTGATGGTTGTGACATATCCAAGGGGCCCGATCTTTTAGAAATGATTGATTTGTTAAAAGAAAGAGTGTACACAATAGAAGAATTGGCAGATGCGGCTGTATTCTTTTTTCGTCCGCTGGAATCCACCGATGAATTAAAAGCACAGTACTTTACTGCGAACAGCAAACCAATCATGCTTGATTTAATGGAAAGATTAATGCGAACACAAGACTGGCGAAAAGATACAATTCAACAAACGATCAAGAGTGTTGTCAAAGAACATGACGTTAAGTTTCCAATGGTCGCAATGCCATTGCGAGTCATGGTGACGGGAGAAACGCACACGCCGTCAATTGATGCTGTTCTTGAACTCCTCGGACGTGAGGAAACGTTAAGGCGTATGAATACACAAATAAATAATTTTCCAGATACTTAG
- a CDS encoding serine protease, protein MKSPPVTFMGTGFVVGDGLHVVTNAHVIPESLNLERMEKHVVITGKDQKPELRDVTIISVDKEHDLALLKISGSALPVMKLGDSKTVREGKLMAYTGFPIGMVLGFYPVTHQAIISSITPIIRPAHNTTQLDAKLIRQLQSPFLVFQLDGVAYPGNSGSPLYDPDTGIVYGVINMVYVKGKKEAALSAPSGISYAIPGKYIVDLLGKAHYKN, encoded by the coding sequence ATGAAGTCGCCACCAGTTACATTTATGGGCACAGGTTTTGTGGTAGGTGACGGTTTGCATGTCGTAACCAATGCGCATGTAATCCCAGAGTCTCTAAATCTAGAAAGAATGGAAAAACATGTTGTAATTACAGGAAAAGACCAAAAACCTGAACTCAGAGATGTAACCATTATCTCCGTGGACAAAGAGCATGACCTGGCTTTGTTAAAAATAAGTGGTTCCGCATTACCCGTGATGAAACTGGGGGATTCGAAAACGGTTAGAGAGGGAAAACTAATGGCCTACACCGGTTTTCCGATTGGTATGGTTCTTGGTTTTTATCCGGTAACACACCAAGCAATCATCTCGTCTATTACGCCAATCATCAGGCCTGCACATAACACCACACAATTGGATGCAAAATTGATCAGACAGCTCCAGTCTCCTTTTCTGGTATTTCAGCTTGACGGGGTAGCCTACCCGGGGAACAGTGGCAGCCCATTGTACGATCCAGACACAGGTATAGTTTACGGCGTCATAAATATGGTGTATGTAAAAGGTAAGAAAGAAGCTGCACTTTCAGCACCGAGTGGAATCAGTTATGCGATACCCGGAAAATATATTGTAGATCTACTGGGAAAAGCGCATTACAAGAACTGA
- a CDS encoding DNA-binding response regulator has translation MRPITVAVAENDQEKCSQLEHYLRKNDQTIEVLTDKDSFYNKNVERRLKSRDNQSLQANTVARIKRLRPRVLFVNTQQLTKESFDLLHELSQHCPDTLPVVLIKEEADDNHILQALESGACGVVDCSVIPFNVSKIIETVDKGEPWVSRKMLVKIMDKIKFT, from the coding sequence ATGCGGCCAATAACAGTAGCTGTTGCAGAAAACGATCAGGAAAAATGCAGTCAACTCGAACATTATCTACGCAAGAACGATCAAACTATCGAAGTTTTAACCGACAAAGATTCCTTTTACAACAAAAATGTAGAAAGGCGGCTCAAGTCTCGTGACAATCAGTCGTTACAAGCAAATACTGTTGCACGAATTAAACGGCTAAGGCCTCGAGTACTTTTTGTGAATACTCAACAGCTAACGAAAGAATCCTTTGATTTGCTCCATGAGTTAAGTCAGCATTGTCCGGATACATTACCTGTTGTTTTAATCAAAGAAGAGGCCGACGACAACCATATATTGCAGGCTCTTGAGAGTGGCGCATGTGGAGTTGTCGACTGTAGCGTAATACCCTTTAATGTCTCTAAAATAATAGAAACAGTAGATAAGGGAGAACCCTGGGTTTCACGCAAAATGCTTGTAAAGATAATGGATAAAATAAAATTTACTTAA
- a CDS encoding response regulator transcription factor, whose translation MLILLASSDTELLKRWEDGVFGLSSTSTINNPRHFKDRLMKVKPDLLLLDYKFLGQDLQKEILDITVSIPRIKIIIFSPAINDNEEWTLFKNGISGCCQYDMEPEQIIYVIKAVQKGELWIRRSLTSYMLQELVEVTLEKDRIENAIHDLLTNLTKREYEIAMLVGRGESNKRIANRLDITERTVKAHLTEIFRKLQITDRIKLALMMKDTVSSLKPSHTNNAFHDPSYFA comes from the coding sequence ATGTTAATTTTACTTGCCAGTTCCGATACTGAATTACTTAAACGATGGGAAGATGGTGTGTTTGGCCTATCTTCAACATCGACCATCAATAATCCAAGACATTTTAAAGACCGGCTTATGAAAGTTAAACCGGATCTCCTTTTACTGGATTATAAATTTTTAGGACAGGATCTTCAGAAAGAAATTCTGGATATCACTGTATCAATTCCCAGAATAAAGATTATCATTTTCAGCCCAGCGATTAATGATAACGAAGAGTGGACTTTATTCAAAAATGGTATCAGTGGTTGCTGTCAGTATGACATGGAACCCGAACAAATCATCTATGTTATTAAAGCCGTTCAGAAAGGTGAATTGTGGATACGTCGATCATTGACAAGCTACATGCTGCAGGAGCTTGTCGAAGTAACATTGGAAAAAGACAGAATTGAAAACGCTATCCACGACTTGTTAACAAACCTGACCAAACGTGAATATGAAATAGCGATGCTGGTCGGACGCGGTGAAAGCAACAAAAGAATAGCAAACCGACTGGATATCACAGAACGGACGGTCAAAGCACATTTAACTGAAATTTTTCGTAAACTGCAAATAACAGATCGTATCAAACTGGCGTTGATGATGAAAGACACTGTTTCTTCGCTCAAGCCATCTCACACAAACAATGCTTTCCACGATCCATCCTATTTTGCATAA
- a CDS encoding CinA family protein translates to MGERLRQRGVLMATAESCTGGWLGQAVTAIAGSSVWYDRGFITYSNLSKNEMLGVSMTTLEKYGAVSEVTAQEMAFGAQKNSHAQVSVAITGIAGPTGGTELKPVGTVCFAWMLKEGLLNSETCFFSGDRESVRRQAVMKALQGLLKLLDESSIHVV, encoded by the coding sequence GTGGGCGAACGTCTACGGCAACGGGGTGTGCTAATGGCTACTGCGGAATCCTGCACAGGGGGATGGCTCGGTCAGGCAGTCACGGCGATAGCCGGGAGTTCTGTCTGGTATGATCGTGGTTTTATCACCTATAGTAATCTTTCCAAAAATGAAATGCTGGGTGTCAGTATGACTACACTAGAAAAGTATGGTGCTGTATCCGAAGTAACGGCGCAGGAAATGGCTTTTGGTGCGCAAAAAAACAGTCATGCTCAGGTCAGTGTGGCCATAACGGGAATAGCAGGCCCAACGGGCGGCACCGAACTCAAACCAGTTGGTACGGTTTGCTTTGCATGGATGTTAAAGGAAGGCCTGTTGAATAGTGAAACATGTTTTTTTAGTGGAGACCGTGAATCCGTACGGCGGCAGGCCGTCATGAAAGCACTGCAGGGACTGCTAAAGCTATTGGATGAGAGCTCAATCCATGTTGTTTAA
- a CDS encoding phosphatidylglycerophosphatase A, with amino-acid sequence MTTLLPKAYGNSNDNGTASPNVQPDIVFVCKHPAYFIAFSGGFGLSPKAPGTVGTLIAFPLFWVLDHYLDSIHLLLLIDALFILGIWACGVTGKALGVPDHGGIVWDETVAFLLVLYFTPADWVWQLAAFFLFRFFDIIKPQPIRYYDRRLKGGFGVMFDDLIAAFFTLLCLSGWKAWVLLEGYF; translated from the coding sequence ATGACCACTTTGCTTCCTAAGGCATACGGCAATTCGAATGATAACGGTACTGCATCACCAAATGTGCAACCTGATATTGTTTTTGTCTGTAAACATCCGGCTTATTTTATCGCTTTTTCTGGTGGTTTTGGTTTAAGTCCTAAAGCACCCGGTACTGTGGGAACGCTTATCGCTTTTCCATTATTCTGGGTATTGGATCATTATCTTGATTCAATTCATTTATTGTTGTTGATCGATGCCTTGTTTATCCTGGGAATCTGGGCATGTGGCGTGACGGGCAAAGCACTGGGTGTGCCTGATCATGGCGGGATTGTTTGGGATGAGACCGTTGCGTTTTTATTGGTACTATACTTTACACCAGCGGACTGGGTTTGGCAGCTTGCTGCTTTCTTCCTTTTTCGTTTCTTCGATATAATCAAACCGCAACCCATTCGGTATTATGATCGACGTTTAAAAGGTGGTTTTGGCGTCATGTTTGATGATTTGATCGCTGCGTTTTTTACTTTGCTTTGCCTGTCTGGATGGAAAGCATGGGTGTTGTTAGAAGGGTATTTTTAG
- the thiL gene encoding thiamine-phosphate kinase, with translation MPSEFDVIQRYFKRPVTGTVLGIGDDAAIVAPNADMELAVSTDTLVSGRHFFEDSDPYQLGYKSLAVNLSDMAAMGAKPRWVTLALTLPRDMVESNEAWLSKFADGFFKLAQRYRIELIGGDTTCGPLNIGVQIIGEITKGRFLRRDGAEPGDDIWVSGCMGDAALALKYELQEIDLTEDEADYCRSALYMPIARVELGQHLVGLVHSAIDISDGLVADLGHILTCSKQAAVVRFDTVPCSSVMKRYIASPLARQCLLAGGDDYELCFTAPRSNRASIEHIAQKLQVPLTLIGEVRQGEGLVVMDAKGREMDIEKTGYDHFAS, from the coding sequence GTGCCCTCTGAATTCGATGTTATACAGCGTTACTTTAAACGACCGGTAACAGGAACAGTGCTGGGCATCGGCGATGACGCGGCAATTGTAGCGCCAAATGCTGACATGGAATTGGCTGTTTCTACAGATACTTTGGTTTCAGGAAGGCATTTTTTTGAAGATTCAGATCCCTATCAATTGGGATACAAGTCTTTGGCTGTGAATTTGTCCGATATGGCTGCAATGGGAGCAAAGCCACGATGGGTAACACTTGCGTTAACTCTGCCACGGGATATGGTCGAATCAAATGAAGCGTGGCTCAGTAAATTTGCTGACGGTTTTTTTAAACTGGCACAGCGTTACCGAATTGAATTGATTGGTGGTGATACTACATGTGGGCCACTTAATATTGGCGTGCAGATTATCGGAGAAATTACAAAAGGTCGGTTTTTGCGACGCGATGGCGCGGAACCTGGTGATGATATCTGGGTTTCGGGATGTATGGGTGACGCTGCGTTGGCATTAAAGTATGAATTGCAAGAAATTGATTTAACTGAAGACGAAGCGGATTATTGTCGGTCTGCATTATATATGCCGATTGCGCGAGTTGAATTGGGACAACATTTGGTTGGTCTTGTACATAGTGCAATTGATATTTCCGATGGATTAGTGGCCGACCTGGGGCATATTTTAACCTGTTCAAAACAGGCAGCAGTAGTGCGTTTTGATACTGTGCCGTGCTCCTCGGTTATGAAACGATATATTGCTTCACCGTTGGCGCGGCAGTGTCTGCTTGCCGGTGGGGATGATTATGAACTCTGTTTTACTGCACCAAGAAGTAACCGTGCTTCTATTGAACATATTGCACAAAAATTACAAGTTCCTTTGACACTCATCGGGGAAGTTAGGCAAGGGGAAGGTCTGGTCGTGATGGATGCGAAGGGTAGAGAAATGGATATAGAGAAAACGGGATATGACCACTTTGCTTCCTAA
- the nusB gene encoding transcription antitermination factor NusB, protein MLTEIAAQKKITKPKSRRRLARELVLKGLYQWRLAGGAASIIVAQLRETKEFTRADEKYFLKLFNGVFSDVNTLEETIQPFLDRPFKELSPVEFAILLLSTHELIHFLEIPYRAIINEAIELARTYGGSDGYKYVNGVLDKLAIKLRAVEIAAQV, encoded by the coding sequence GTGTTGACTGAAATAGCAGCGCAAAAAAAAATAACAAAACCAAAAAGTCGCCGTCGATTGGCGCGGGAACTTGTTCTGAAAGGACTTTATCAATGGCGTCTGGCTGGTGGAGCAGCCAGTATTATCGTGGCGCAATTGCGTGAAACAAAAGAATTTACACGCGCTGATGAAAAATATTTTCTGAAATTATTCAATGGTGTCTTTAGTGATGTAAATACACTAGAAGAAACGATACAACCTTTTCTCGACAGACCGTTTAAAGAGCTCAGTCCGGTAGAATTTGCCATATTGCTACTCAGCACCCATGAATTAATTCATTTTCTTGAAATACCTTACCGTGCCATTATTAATGAAGCGATTGAGCTTGCCAGGACTTATGGCGGTAGCGACGGTTATAAGTATGTCAACGGCGTATTAGATAAACTTGCGATAAAATTGCGCGCTGTTGAAATCGCTGCGCAAGTATAA
- the ribH gene encoding 6,7-dimethyl-8-ribityllumazine synthase — MTYYDNILEFEPELDGEGLRIGIVMSRFNIDIGEGLLGACTAELKKYNVQDSDVLLVTVPGALEVPATLLKMAFSNQFDALIALGAVIRGDTYHFEVVANESARGITQVQLETEIPVANGILTTDTEDQAIERMSQKGVDVARAAVEMGNLLIKLEEYGVD, encoded by the coding sequence ATGACATATTATGACAATATTCTGGAATTTGAACCGGAACTTGATGGTGAAGGTCTGCGGATCGGTATTGTAATGAGTCGTTTTAATATTGATATCGGAGAAGGACTGCTCGGCGCATGTACGGCGGAATTAAAAAAATACAATGTCCAGGATTCAGATGTCCTTCTGGTCACTGTTCCCGGTGCGCTCGAAGTGCCAGCCACGTTATTGAAAATGGCTTTTTCAAATCAGTTTGATGCGTTGATTGCGCTGGGTGCGGTGATTCGTGGAGATACTTATCATTTCGAAGTGGTAGCCAATGAATCCGCGCGCGGTATTACCCAGGTACAGTTAGAAACGGAGATTCCCGTTGCAAACGGTATCTTGACAACGGATACAGAAGACCAGGCCATTGAGCGAATGAGTCAGAAGGGTGTTGATGTTGCGCGTGCTGCGGTGGAAATGGGAAATTTACTGATCAAACTGGAAGAATACGGTGTTGACTGA
- the ribBA gene encoding bifunctional 3,4-dihydroxy-2-butanone-4-phosphate synthase/GTP cyclohydrolase II — protein MKISTVQDIINDLKSGKMVILVDEEDRENEGDLILAADFVTPEAINFMATYGRGLICLTLTEERCQQLNLPLMVTSNRSPLGTNFTLSIEAASGVTTGISAADRATTIQAAVKADAKAKDIVQPGHVFPLMAQKGGVLARAGHTEAGCDLAGMAGLTSASVICEILKEDGSMARLPDLMIFAEKHQLKIGTIADLIHYRSLTESLITRVAERPIQTIHGHFLLTAYRDETVSTVHLALSRGEIEPDTETLVRVHEPLSVIDLLDVHDDTHSWSIHESMRMIADAGRGVIVFLRGEENSDKVINRVEAKQAEITVRDKSDLRDHGIGAQILKDLNVGKMRLLATPRKMPSVTGFGLEVTSYVDVTDRGS, from the coding sequence ATGAAAATCAGTACCGTTCAAGACATTATCAATGATTTAAAATCGGGCAAAATGGTTATCCTTGTTGATGAGGAAGACCGGGAAAATGAGGGTGATTTGATTCTCGCGGCTGATTTTGTTACACCGGAAGCAATTAATTTTATGGCAACCTATGGCAGAGGGCTTATCTGTTTAACTTTGACGGAAGAACGCTGTCAGCAATTGAATCTGCCATTGATGGTTACTTCGAATCGTTCCCCGCTGGGCACTAATTTTACTTTGTCTATTGAAGCGGCAAGCGGTGTCACGACCGGTATTTCTGCTGCCGATCGTGCAACGACGATACAGGCAGCAGTTAAAGCGGACGCCAAGGCGAAAGATATTGTGCAACCGGGTCATGTTTTTCCGTTGATGGCTCAGAAGGGTGGCGTACTTGCGCGCGCAGGACATACGGAAGCAGGTTGTGACTTGGCCGGGATGGCCGGTCTGACCTCAGCGTCCGTTATTTGTGAGATTCTGAAAGAAGATGGCAGTATGGCTAGATTGCCCGATTTAATGATCTTTGCAGAAAAGCACCAACTCAAAATCGGAACAATTGCAGATTTAATCCATTATCGCAGCTTGACTGAAAGTCTGATAACACGTGTTGCTGAACGGCCAATTCAAACAATACACGGCCATTTTTTACTCACTGCATACCGTGATGAAACGGTTAGTACCGTTCATCTTGCCTTATCCAGAGGAGAAATAGAGCCGGACACAGAAACATTAGTGCGTGTGCATGAACCTTTGTCTGTTATAGATTTGTTGGATGTTCATGACGATACACATTCCTGGAGTATTCATGAATCGATGCGGATGATTGCAGATGCCGGGCGTGGCGTTATCGTATTTTTACGTGGAGAGGAAAATTCTGATAAAGTGATTAACCGTGTTGAAGCGAAGCAAGCAGAAATTACAGTACGGGACAAGTCTGATTTAAGAGATCACGGCATAGGTGCACAGATATTGAAGGATTTAAATGTTGGTAAAATGCGGTTACTGGCAACACCAAGGAAGATGCCAAGTGTAACAGGCTTTGGTTTGGAAGTGACCAGTTATGTAGATGTGACTGATCGTGGCAGTTAA
- a CDS encoding riboflavin synthase produces MFTGIIQATGTLTQVNIPKNNVENGLCLSISPGSLDMSDVSIGDSIAVNGVCLTVKALPDSLFTVDVSPETLRCTCGLDEIGLSVNLEKAMRLSDRLGGHLVSGHVDATGEVIKFEPSIENEENFLLTIRPPGHLHRYIALKGSITVNGVSLTVNQIENDEFSINLIPHTLSATTLSALKPGLRVNLETDMLARYVENLLKMPGNQEK; encoded by the coding sequence ATGTTTACAGGAATCATTCAAGCAACTGGAACGCTAACCCAGGTCAATATCCCGAAAAACAATGTTGAGAATGGTCTGTGTCTCAGTATTTCTCCAGGTTCTTTGGATATGAGCGATGTATCGATCGGTGACAGTATCGCTGTCAACGGAGTTTGTCTTACTGTTAAAGCGCTTCCGGATTCGTTATTCACGGTTGACGTGTCGCCGGAAACGCTCCGGTGTACTTGCGGTCTGGACGAAATAGGCCTTTCGGTAAATCTCGAGAAAGCCATGCGTTTATCGGACCGGCTAGGCGGGCATCTAGTCAGCGGACATGTCGATGCCACCGGAGAAGTGATTAAATTTGAGCCTTCAATAGAAAATGAAGAAAATTTTCTGTTGACGATTCGGCCACCCGGACACTTGCACCGTTATATCGCTCTTAAAGGATCAATAACTGTCAATGGCGTCAGTTTGACTGTTAATCAAATTGAAAACGATGAATTTTCCATTAATTTAATCCCGCATACTTTATCGGCAACGACATTAAGCGCGCTTAAGCCGGGTCTGCGTGTAAATCTGGAGACTGACATGCTGGCTCGATATGTAGAAAATCTTTTGAAAATGCCAGGAAACCAAGAAAAATGA